From a region of the Neobacillus niacini genome:
- a CDS encoding transporter substrate-binding domain-containing protein, which produces MKKKFMVVILGLLALVLGACSSQETKSTKEESSGGANEGAKVQKIIVGTGTQFPNVCFIDEDGKLTGYDVELVRKIDEKLPEYEFEFKTMEFSNLLLSLETNKIDFVAHQMEVNEERQEKFLFNEEPYNIFPLHVTVHKDNNDIHSIKDLKGKKAIVSATSNSAVFLEKYNKENNAGIEIVYAGNGPDSTINQIKTGRADATITTPFSVDFSNDAVDAQQKVVGEPLLNSKVYFLLRKDETPLQKRIDEALVELKEEGVVSELSKKWLGADYTVNF; this is translated from the coding sequence ATGAAGAAAAAATTCATGGTAGTAATACTAGGACTGCTTGCTTTAGTCCTTGGTGCATGCTCCTCTCAAGAGACGAAATCAACTAAAGAAGAAAGTTCAGGTGGTGCTAATGAGGGCGCAAAAGTCCAAAAAATAATAGTTGGAACTGGGACACAGTTTCCTAATGTTTGCTTCATTGATGAGGATGGAAAGTTAACTGGATATGATGTTGAATTAGTTCGAAAAATTGATGAAAAGCTGCCTGAGTACGAATTTGAATTCAAAACGATGGAATTTTCTAATCTTTTATTAAGCCTAGAAACAAATAAAATCGATTTTGTGGCACACCAAATGGAAGTAAATGAGGAACGCCAAGAGAAATTCCTGTTTAATGAGGAACCATATAATATCTTTCCGCTTCATGTAACGGTTCATAAAGATAATAACGATATTCATTCAATTAAGGATTTAAAAGGGAAAAAGGCTATTGTCAGTGCAACCAGTAATTCAGCTGTTTTTTTAGAAAAATACAACAAAGAAAATAATGCAGGAATTGAAATCGTTTATGCGGGGAATGGACCTGATTCTACGATTAATCAAATAAAAACAGGTCGCGCAGACGCAACGATCACGACACCATTTTCTGTCGATTTCAGTAACGATGCCGTAGATGCACAGCAAAAAGTAGTGGGTGAGCCGCTGCTTAATTCGAAGGTATATTTCCTACTTAGAAAAGATGAAACACCTTTACAAAAAAGAATTGACGAAGCACTGGTTGAATTGAAAGAAGAAGGAGTAGTAAGTGAGTTGAGTAAAAAATGGTTAGGAGCT